A genomic window from Scomber scombrus chromosome 18, fScoSco1.1, whole genome shotgun sequence includes:
- the LOC133999125 gene encoding uncharacterized protein LOC133999125, with amino-acid sequence MKMSLVRFVLFIQLLEAYAEVIFKNLTENQSLELSWSRRQEHSSLKGLYLYHRSAQNQTTLLSMTEGSKLKVHWEHKERLQTSGGLHSLRVNVTISHLQHSDTGLYMWELSYRGNSSEQMVVSSQKVFLLVQGTSGTTCQCSASYPSLLLVIFTGVVLLLLTLSCLAIERCRKAKPHSTPQPPPIYEEMTRKQQSTGTSQNNHEAPSHLEEANFPVYANPNITQQQDNYYACPRQLALRA; translated from the exons ATGAAGATGAGCTTGGTGCGCTTTGTGCTTTTCATTCAGCTCTTAGAGG CATATGCAGAGGTGATATTTAAGAATCTGACAGAGAACCAGTCATTGGAGCTCTCCTGGTCCCGTCGGCAGGAACACAGCAGCCTGAAGGGCCTCTACCTGTACCACCGCAGCGCCCAGAACCAGACCACCCTGCTGTCCATGACTGAGGGCAGCAAGCTCAAGGTCCACTGGGAGCACAAGGAGCGTCTGCAGACTTCTGGAGGACTGCACTCCCTGCGGGTCAATGTAACCATATCCCACTTACAGCACAGTGACACGGGGCTCTACATGTGGGAGCTGAGCTACAGAGGCAACAGCTCTGAGCAGATGGTCGTTTCCTCTCAGAAGGTTTTCTTGTTAGTACAAGGGACATCAG GGACAACATGCCAGTGTTCTGCAAGTTACCCGTCCCTGCTCTTGGTCATCTTTACAGGAGTTGTGCTTCTTCTGCTCACACTCAGCTGCCTGGCCATAGAAAGATGT AGGAAGGCGAAGCCTCACAGCACACCACAACCTCCTCCTATCTATGAGGAAATGACCAGGAAGCAGCAAAGTACCGGGACCTCCCAAAATAACCATGAGGCCCCCTCACACCTGGAGGAAGCCAACTTCCCTGTTTATGCTAACCCCAACATCACACAGCAACAGGACAACTATTACGCCTGCCCCAGACAGCTCGCCCTCAGAGCCTGA
- the LOC133999950 gene encoding zona pellucida sperm-binding protein 3-like, producing the protein MESLFFGVKLLVVLFLSGIYVRSSFAFREYASIQSPQFKESRSSKHPVQQHLKVPAKEREKVNTISVTCHPDSLEILIKADMFEVGAPVNADELRLGVEYNEICRATASSRDEYRIVVGLLDCGTKHWMTEDSLVYTNLLIFSPEVSAEGVIRMDEAVIPIECHYERRYSLTSSSLMPTWAPFMSTQAAVETLEFDLRIMTTDFLYERGSNVFYLGEPIGIEASVRVGHHMGLRVFISSCVATLDPDIYSEPKYTFIENGCLVDSQLPGSRSQFLPRAQDDKLHLVIDAFRFHNDNRGELYITCHLNAIPVNYAQAPHQACTVVNGRWRSVDGNDYLCGSCQSQNEVGQTQSKPSSSGKFTPRGFGKPNEAETFWKSGLKSNKVYEQEARVGPMLVLPSKHKSGPLPVDEIPPVLHKISRPTLYGSQWKSGINHKTDLEKGLLPGPSTSDQVDDLTGVSEQNKDGSHVALSESRTNPKDGDSTPEVTQKSKAALDTNSTAAPSDPSPTAQIEVAVTTLSNATAAESDLSNTNDPTR; encoded by the exons ATGGAGTCCTTGTTTTTTGGAGTTAAACTCCTTGTTGTACTCTTTTTGTCAGGGATTTATGTTAGATCATCTTTTGCTTTTAGAGAGTATGCTTCAATTCAAAGCCCTCAGTTTAAAGAGAGCCGGAGCTCCAAACACCCTGTGCAGCAGCACCTAAAGGTGCCAGCAAAGGAACGAGAGAAGGTGAACACTATCAGTGTGACTTGCCATCCAGACTCGCTGGAAATTCTTATCAAAGCTGACATGTTTGAGGTTGGAGCGCCTGTTAATGCGGATGAGTTGCGCCTTGGAGTAGAATACAATGAAATCTGTAGAGCTACAGCGTCTTCAAGAGATGAGTACAGAATTGTTGTTGGACTATTGGACTGTGGCACCAAACACTGG ATGACTGAAGACTCTCTGGTGTACACGAATCTGCTCATCTTCTCTCCTGAGGTGTCTGCTGAAGGGGTGATTCGAATGGATGAGGCTGTAATTCCAATTGAATGTCATTATGAAAG GAGGTACAGTTTGACCAGTTCTTCACTCATGCCAACCTGGGCCCCGTTCATGTCTACCCAAGCTGCAGTGGAAACCTTGGAGTTTGACTTGAGAATCATGACAA ctgactTTTTATATGAACGAGGCTCTAACGTATTTTACCTTGGTGAGCCCATCGGCATTGAAGCCTCTGTCAGAGTTGGACATCACATGGGGCTCCGAGTGTTTATAAGCAGCTGTGTGGCTACACTTGACCCAGACATATACTCTGAACCCAAATACACCTTCATTGAAAATGG GTGCTTGGTTGACTCCCAGCTTCCAGGTTCAAGATCCCAATTCTTACCCAGGGCACAGGATGACAAGCTCCACTTGGTCATTGATGCCTTTAGGTTCCACAATGACAACAGGGGAGAG CTCTACATCACATGTCACCTGAATGCTATACCAGTAAACTATGCACAAGCACCACATCAAGCATGCACTGTGGTAAATGGAAG ATGGCGGTCAGTTGATGGTAATGACTACTTATGTGGATCTTGTCAAAGCCAAAATGAAGTGGGCCAAACACAAAGTAAACCCAGCAGCTCTGGCAAGTTTACTCCTCGTGGGTTTGGGAAGCCAAATGAAGCTGAGACTTTCTGGAAGAGTGGACTGAAATCCAACAAAG TGTATGAGCAGGAGGCAAGAGTGGGTCCCATGTTAGTCTTGCCTTCCAAGCACAAAAGCGGGCCTCTGCCTGTGGATGAGATCCCTCCAGTCCTCCATAAAATCAGCAGACCTACTCTGTATGGCAGTCAGTGGAAAAGTGGGATAAACCACAAAACTG ATCTGGAGAAGGGACTGCTTCCTGGTCCATCTACCTCAGACCAGGTGGATGACTTAACTGGTGTTTCTGAGCAGAATAAAGATGGCTCCCATGTGGCTCTTAGTGAAAGCAGAACAAACCCAAAAG ATGGAGACTCCACTCCTGAGGTCACACAGAAATCAAAGGCAGCACTGGACACTAACTCCACAGCAGCTCCCAGTGACCCCAGCCCCACCGCTCAGATTGAGGTGGCTGTGACGACGCTGTCAAATGCAACTGCTGCAGAATCTGACCTTTCCAATACAAATGACCCAACGAGataa
- the LOC133999951 gene encoding zona pellucida sperm-binding protein 3-like: protein MVTGGHTVSLALLLLLALVVADAIRPLKEGPMIDSEGREYKSAMSRIDEENISGPQLTNDRSTVHVQCTEASMIVYIKADLYGKGRFVSPEEFFLGEVEHSEGSRCQATATSDTEYVIEAQLQDCGSELTMTEDVVIYSNKLIFSPAASYHGITRMADAVVPVSCHYKRTHLVSSKTQQLPLTLSTPTKPSTVNSAFSLELMTDDWTREIFSSVFYLGAVLHLEASYTDPDAAARQLFIDSCVATLTPDATSVPRYYFIENNGCLTDSKEEGSNTLFRPRIRADALQLELDVFLFHQDLRNTIFITCQMKASSEMWKSSPINKACNHVHSRWENVDGNDSVCQCCDSTCHKVSPKDILVCGTVTLGPLMIFPSK from the exons atggTAACTGGAGGTCACACAGTTTCTCTGGCGCTACTTTTGTTGCTTGCCTTGGTTGTTGCAGATGCCATTCGACCATTGAAAGAGGGACCAATGATCGATTCTGAGGGAAGGGAATATAAATCTGCTATGTCTAGAATTGACGAGGAAAACATCAGCGGACCACAACTCACAAATGACAGATCTACTGTCCATGTACAATGCACAGAAGCATCAATGATCGTTTATATAAAGGCTGACTTGTATGGAAAAGGGCGTTTTGTGTCTCCTGAAGAGTTTTTTTTGGGAGAAGTGGAGCATTCAGAGGGCAGTCGGTGCCAAGCTACTGCTACTAGTGACACTGAATATGTCATAGAAGCTCAACTGCAAGACTGTGGCTCTGAGTTAACC ATGACTGAGGACGTTGTGATCTACTCAAACAAGCTGATATTCTCACCAGCTGCCAGTTATCATGGCATTACAAGGATGGCCGATGCTGTAGTTCCAGTTTCCTGTCACTATAAAAG GACGCACTTAGTAAGCAGTAAAACTCAGCAGCTGCCCCTCACACTCTCCACCCCTACAAAGCCTTCAACGGTGAACTCTGCTTTCTCTCTAGAGCTGATGACCG ATGACTGGACAAGAGAGATTTTCTCCAGTGTCTTTTATCTTGGAGCCGTCCTGCACCTCGAGGCGTCTTACACTGATCCTGATGCAGCAGCAAGACAACTCTTCATCGACAGCTGTGTTGCCACTCTGACACCTGATGCAACATCAGTCCCCAGATATTACTTTATCGAAAACAATGG GTGCCTCACTGATTCAAAAGAGGAAGGATCAAATACACTGTTCAGACCCCGAATAAGGGCTGATGCGCTGCAACTGGAGCTCGATGTCTTCCTGTTTCATCAGGATCTGAGGAACACA ATATTTATCACATGCCAAATGAAGGCTTCTTCTGAAATGTGGAAGAGCAGCCCCATAAACAAGGCCTGCAATCATGTGCATTCAAG atgGGAAAATGTGGATGGGAATGATAGTGTGTGTCAATGTTGTGATAGTACCTGTCACAAAGTTTCTCCTAAAG ATATTTTGGTTTGTGGCACTGTGACTCTTGGCCCTTTGATGATTTTCCCCAGCAAGTAG